Proteins encoded by one window of Gouania willdenowi chromosome 4, fGouWil2.1, whole genome shotgun sequence:
- the mysm1 gene encoding histone H2A deubiquitinase MYSM1, producing the protein MEDDVDVDIEGEDFEGGEREVGGVGVGLVPGQFSQSAERSGSWVPWELDSSISAENREVIQRMLLEEQYYLTGKEIPEHIWDSESNKKPKEKKSHVKSTASASGSSSRWSKEEKEQFEKGLAQFGRRWTKIAKLMGSRTVLQVKSYARQYFKHKAKSEHMASAPSPVQTPDLQSPVATPTMLPTLANAIRIEKPSDDEDEDVDITDDDGDKHQAVLSTLLCESREAEQTQTISTTEEEKEEKEDFEKNDVNVHISLSSENLPLSSYLLYSGKTDGTELLDNSAVCVLPETIQTEIISEDQIYQYNTDRQTNQQGEIQSDATDLTDYPDKSLNDQSNKDLKEEEEQDEDDEEEELKAPEQEVEMDMEIVTEDEKQAIPEFFEGRPSKTPERYLKIRNYILDQWLKSKPKYLNKTSVRPGLKNCGDVNCIGRIHTYLELIGAINFNCDQAVYNRPKVVDRSKHREGTEVLEAYQLAQRLQNMRTRKRRVRDVWGNWCDSQDAEGQTYMHLSAEELALRKEELKKQPKPSKMSRDRECVDPFQLIPCRSFKEDVQEPFQVIVCAETLLIIDMHAHVSRAEVIGLLGGTYNDEDKVLKIRAAEPCNSVSTGLQCEMDPLSQTQACDVLSSLGLNVVGWYHSHPSFHPNPSVRDISTQDQFQSYFSRGGAPFIGVIVSPYDPANSSPFSQTTCLLVKESHEPSGLQKLPYRFDFQSSQDIPDWEQTFRRAQWIIHKYAHTSWSMQMDGLFRRDSHLTCLEKMLMSLARYLEPLPDEDGNTFLTHIRDLFQTDFISKLKSSDQEENTDDPNPDRLVNQEKSVGEQRDFKTSSSPVLHLGSVLSTEHDYLL; encoded by the exons ATGGAGGACGATGTGGATGTAGACATAGAAGGAGAAGACTTCGAAGGCGGTGAGAG GGAGGTCGGTGGGGTAGGGGTAGGCCTGGTCCCTGGTCAGTTCTCCCAGTCTGCAGAGAGGAGCGGGTCTTGGGTTCCCTGGGAGCTGGACAGCTCCATCAGTGCAGAGAACAGAGAGGTGATCCAGAGGATGCTGCTGGAGGAACA ATATTACCTGACAGGAAAAGAGATCCCGGAACATATTTGGGACAGTGaatcaaacaaaaaacccaaagaaAAGAA GTCTCATGTGAAAAGTACAGCCTCAGCTTCTGGTTCATCTAGTCGTTGGTCCAAAGAGGAGAAAGAGCAGTTTGAGAAGGGGCTG GCCCAGTTTGGCAGAAGGTGGACTAAGATAGCAAAGCTGATGGGAAGCCGAACTGTTCTTCAGGTCAAGAGTTACGCCAGACAGTATTTTAAACACAAG GCTAAATCAGAACACATGGCTTCAGCGCCCTCTCCTGTCCAAACGCCTGATCTACAGTCTCCTGTGGCCACGCCCACCATGCTGCCCACCCTGGCCAACGCCATTCGTATTGAAAAGCCTtctgatgatgaagatgaggacGTGGACATCACTGATGATGACGGTGACAAACACCAAGCTGTGCTTTCGACGCTGCTCTGTGAGTCGAGAGAAGCAGAGCAAACCCAAACCATCAGcaccacagaagaagagaaagaagagaaagaagacTTTGAGAAAAATGACGTCAACGTCCACATTTCTCTCTCCTCTGAAAACCTTCCTCTCTCGTCCTATCTTCTCTATTCTGGGAAAACCGATGGAACTGAGCTCCTTGACAACAGTGCAGTGTGTGTATTACCAGAAACAATCCAAACAGAGATAATTAGTGAGGACCAGATCTACCAGTACAACACTGATAGACAAACCAACCAGCAAGGAGAAATACAGAGTGATGCAACAG ATTTGACTGATTATCCTGATAAGAGCCTGAACGATCAATCAAACAAAGACCTGaaggaggaagaagagcagGATGAAGATGACGAAGAGGAGGAGCTCAAGGCTCCTGAACAGGAAGTAGAAATGGACATGGAGATCGTTACCGAGGACGAGAAACAAGCCATCCCCGAGTTCTTTGAGGGCCGACCGTCCAAGACCCCTGAGCGCTATCTGAAGATTAGGAACTACATCCTGGATCAATG GCTGAAGAGCAAACCCAAATACCTGAACAAGACGTCAGTCCGCCCTGGCCTGAAGAACTGTGGAGACGTGAACTGCATCGGGAGAATACACACATACTTGGAACTGATTGGAGCCATCAACTTTAACTGTG ATCAAGCTGTGTACAACCGTCCAAAGGTGGTGGATCGCTCTAAGCACAGGGAAGGCACAGAAGTGCTGGAGGCCTATCAGCTAGCACAAAGACTGCAGAACATG CGAACGAGGAAAAGACGTGTGAGAGATGTTTGGGGCAACTGGTGCGACTCTCAAGACGCAGAAGGACAGACCTACATG CATCTCAGTGCTGAGGAGCTGGCTCTGAGGAAAGAGGAGCTGAAGAAACAGCCCAAACCCAGCAAGATGTCCAGAGACAGAGA GTGTGTGGATCCATTCCAGCTCATTCCCTGCAGGAGCTTCAAGGAGGATGTTCAG GAACCGTTCCAGGTCATTGTGTGTGCAGAGACTCTTCTCATCATAGACATG CATGCACACGTGTCCAGGGCTGAAGTCATTGGGCTGCTCGGAGGAACTTACAACGACGAGGACAAAGTGTTAAAG ATCCGTGCAGCCGAGCCGTGTAACAGTGTGAGCACAGGTCTACAGTGTGAAATGGACCCGCTGTCCCAGACACAGGCCTGTGATGTGCTGTCATCACTTGGACTCAACGTGGTGGGCTGGTACCACTCGCACCCCTCTTTCCACCCCAACCCCTCAGTGCGGGACATCAGCACACAGGACCAGTTCCAG AGCTATTTTTCACGTGGTGGAGCCCCGTTTATCGGGGTGATCGTGAGCCCGTACGACCCAGCTAACTCTTCCCCCTTCTCCCAGACTACATGTTTGTTAGTAAAAGAGAGCCACGAGCCTTCGGGGCTGCAGA AGCTGCCGTACAGATTTGACTTCCAGTCATCACAAGACATCCCAGACTGGGAACAGACGTTTAGAAGAGCTCAGTGGATCATCCACAAATACGCTCACACTTCCTG GAGTATGCAGATGGATGGACTTTTTCGCAGAGACTCACATCTCACCTGTTTGGAGAAG ATGTTGATGTCGCTGGCGAGATACTTGGAACCCCTGCCAGATGAGGATGGAAACACCTTCCTCACACACATCAGGGACCTTTTCCAGACAGACTTCATTTCCAAGCTGAAATCTTCGGACCAGGAGGAGAACACAGACGATCCCAATCCTGATCGACTGGTCAACCAGGAGAAGTCTGTGGGAGAACAAAGAGACTTTAAGACGAGCAGCAGCCCAGTGTTGCATCTTGGCTCAGTGTTATCAACAGAACATGACTATTTACTGTGA